The proteins below are encoded in one region of Peptococcaceae bacterium:
- the aspS gene encoding aspartate--tRNA ligase yields the protein MSETIRGMKRSHYCGNLSSENAGETVTIMGWVNRRRDHGGVIFIDLRDREGLVQVVFDPKMGEEFFKKAETIRNEYVLAVVGEVRLRPEGSENPNLATGEVEVAAVEFRILNTAKTPPFCLAGELDVDEAVRLKYRYLDLRRPVMQQALILRHETVQAIREYFSARGFLEIETPMLTKSSPEGARDYLVPSRLHKGEFYALPQSPQLFKQLLMVSGVDRYFQVVRCFRDEDLRADRQPEFTQLDVEMSFVEREDVLSIMEDMIAFVFKKTLNREIKTPFSRLSYTEAMERYGVDKPDLRFGLELVDVSEEVRGSQFKVFSQALERGGRVKAINAQGLGHYSRKEIDELTQFAGVYGAKGLAYFILTEEGIKSPIAKFFGEEQLAALVARLQGRPGDLLLMVADEPGVVAASLGHLRLEIAKRLNLIDQDEFNFLWVIDFPLLEWAPEEKRWLAVHHPFTSPVEEDIPLMDSDPGRVRAVAYDMVLNGVEIGGGSIRIHRRWLQEKMFKTLSLAQEEVKEKFGYLLEAFEYGVPPHGGIAFGIDRLVMLMAKKQTIRDVIAFPKTQSAVDLMCQAPSRVTAGQLKELHIKINTE from the coding sequence ATGAGTGAGACGATTCGGGGCATGAAGCGCAGCCATTACTGCGGCAATTTGAGCAGCGAAAACGCGGGGGAGACGGTCACCATAATGGGGTGGGTAAACCGCCGGCGGGATCACGGCGGGGTAATATTTATAGACCTGAGGGACAGAGAAGGCTTGGTCCAGGTCGTTTTCGACCCTAAAATGGGCGAAGAGTTTTTCAAAAAGGCGGAAACCATCCGCAACGAATACGTACTGGCCGTAGTGGGAGAAGTCAGGCTCCGGCCGGAAGGGAGCGAAAATCCCAACCTGGCGACCGGGGAGGTCGAGGTCGCGGCCGTCGAATTTCGCATACTGAATACGGCCAAAACACCGCCGTTTTGCCTGGCCGGTGAACTGGACGTGGACGAGGCGGTTCGCTTAAAATACCGCTACCTTGATTTGCGCAGGCCGGTGATGCAGCAGGCCCTTATCCTGCGCCATGAAACAGTGCAGGCGATCAGGGAGTATTTCTCGGCACGGGGATTTTTGGAGATTGAAACTCCCATGCTGACCAAAAGTTCTCCGGAAGGGGCGCGGGATTACCTGGTTCCCAGCCGCCTGCACAAAGGAGAGTTTTATGCTCTTCCCCAGTCGCCACAGTTGTTTAAGCAGCTGCTGATGGTATCGGGAGTGGACAGGTATTTTCAGGTGGTTCGCTGTTTCCGGGATGAAGATTTAAGAGCCGACAGGCAGCCTGAATTTACCCAGCTTGATGTGGAAATGTCTTTTGTGGAACGCGAGGATGTCCTGTCAATTATGGAAGATATGATTGCCTTCGTGTTTAAAAAAACCCTGAACAGGGAAATCAAAACCCCGTTTTCGCGGCTGAGCTATACTGAGGCGATGGAGCGCTACGGCGTGGATAAGCCGGATTTACGATTTGGCCTGGAGCTTGTGGATGTCAGTGAGGAAGTCAGGGGAAGCCAGTTCAAAGTTTTCAGCCAGGCGCTGGAGCGCGGCGGGAGGGTGAAAGCCATTAATGCGCAAGGATTGGGACACTATTCCAGGAAAGAGATAGATGAGTTGACCCAATTTGCGGGCGTTTACGGCGCAAAAGGGCTGGCCTATTTTATCCTGACAGAAGAAGGCATAAAATCGCCGATTGCCAAATTTTTCGGCGAGGAGCAGCTTGCCGCTCTTGTTGCCAGGCTGCAGGGCAGACCGGGCGATCTTTTGCTCATGGTAGCCGACGAACCGGGTGTGGTGGCCGCTTCACTGGGGCACCTGCGGCTGGAGATTGCCAAAAGATTAAACCTGATTGACCAGGATGAATTCAATTTCCTGTGGGTTATCGATTTCCCGCTGCTGGAATGGGCCCCCGAAGAAAAACGCTGGCTGGCCGTTCACCATCCTTTTACGTCTCCCGTGGAAGAGGATATTCCGCTGATGGACAGCGATCCCGGACGGGTCAGGGCCGTAGCGTATGATATGGTGTTGAACGGGGTGGAAATAGGAGGGGGAAGCATCAGGATTCACCGGCGCTGGCTGCAGGAAAAAATGTTCAAAACCCTCAGCCTGGCCCAGGAGGAGGTAAAAGAAAAGTTCGGTTACCTCCTGGAGGCTTTCGAATACGGCGTTCCACCGCATGGAGGCATAGCTTTCGGTATTGACAGGCTGGTCATGCTGATGGCCAAAAAGCAGACCATCCGCGACGTCATCGCTTTTCCCAAAACACAGAGCGCTGTGGATTTGATGTGCCAGGCGCCGTCAAGGGTTACGGCCGGGCAGTTGAAAGAACTGCATATTAAGATAAATACAGAGTAA
- the hisS gene encoding histidine--tRNA ligase, whose translation MLTTRPRGTNDFLAGEIEKWHYLEGLLREVACLYGFEELRTPVFEHTELFLRGVGETTDIVSKEMYTFSDRGERSLTLRPEGTAPAVRAYVEHKLYAGPQPVKFYYLGPMFRYDRPQAGRYRQFHQFGVEVIGSRHPGVDAEVIAMALDVFERLGLRGLTVELNSVGCPECRPAHALKMKEYLKPLKAKLCPTCGERFEKNPLRILDCKNPECRELARDVPAVSDMLCGGCREHFQKVKEYLAVLQVPFRLEPRLVRGLDYYTMTAFEIAAEGIGAQSSICGGGRYDGLVEQCGGPPMPGIGFAMGLERILNTLEQQGLEIGVKGGIQVFIAAIGQEADLKSAELAQKLRRRGLAVERDYLDRSLKAQLKAADRLRAPYTIILGEDELKRKQAVLRRMNDSSQVVLPLDEVEDYLIKDLEGTGKNE comes from the coding sequence ATGCTTACAACCAGACCCAGAGGAACGAACGACTTCCTGGCCGGGGAAATTGAAAAATGGCATTATCTGGAGGGCCTGCTGCGCGAAGTTGCGTGCCTGTATGGTTTTGAAGAATTGCGCACGCCGGTTTTTGAACACACCGAACTGTTTTTGCGCGGCGTTGGAGAGACGACAGACATCGTATCCAAGGAAATGTACACCTTTTCAGACAGGGGCGAGCGGTCCTTGACCCTGCGCCCCGAAGGGACCGCACCCGCGGTGCGGGCTTACGTAGAACACAAGCTTTATGCCGGGCCGCAGCCTGTAAAATTTTACTACCTGGGCCCCATGTTTCGCTATGACAGGCCGCAGGCCGGCCGCTACCGCCAGTTTCACCAGTTCGGCGTAGAGGTGATTGGTTCGCGCCACCCCGGGGTAGATGCCGAAGTGATAGCTATGGCCCTGGATGTGTTCGAACGCCTGGGTTTGCGCGGGCTGACCGTGGAGCTTAACAGCGTGGGCTGCCCGGAGTGCCGGCCGGCTCATGCCCTGAAGATGAAGGAGTATTTGAAGCCACTCAAGGCAAAACTGTGCCCGACCTGCGGGGAGAGGTTCGAAAAAAATCCCCTCCGTATTCTTGACTGCAAGAACCCGGAGTGCCGGGAACTGGCCCGCGATGTTCCGGCTGTTTCAGATATGCTGTGTGGCGGCTGCCGGGAGCATTTCCAAAAGGTGAAGGAGTATCTCGCCGTTTTGCAGGTCCCCTTTCGCCTGGAACCTCGCCTGGTAAGAGGGCTGGATTATTATACCATGACCGCCTTTGAAATAGCGGCCGAAGGAATAGGCGCGCAGTCGTCCATTTGCGGAGGGGGAAGGTATGACGGATTGGTCGAACAGTGCGGCGGTCCTCCCATGCCGGGAATAGGCTTTGCCATGGGGCTGGAACGCATCCTGAACACCTTGGAGCAGCAAGGTCTGGAAATCGGCGTGAAGGGAGGAATTCAAGTATTTATCGCCGCGATTGGCCAGGAAGCGGACCTCAAGAGCGCCGAACTGGCGCAGAAACTGCGCCGGCGTGGGCTGGCCGTGGAAAGGGACTACCTGGACAGGAGCCTGAAAGCACAGTTAAAAGCAGCCGACCGGCTCCGGGCTCCATACACAATCATTCTGGGAGAAGATGAATTGAAGCGAAAACAGGCCGTCCTCAGGAGGATGAATGACAGCAGCCAGGTCGTTCTTCCCCTGGATGAAGTGGAGGACTATCTAATAAAGGATTTGGAGGGAACGGGAAAAAATGAGTGA
- the hemZ gene encoding coproporphyrinogen dehydrogenase HemZ, producing the protein MIISDEAGDAAVLHDLLRAHFPGIVLEHVPALKTGLEAESRQTAEKVLVIRRIAGSSPGFGAVLVAEGKKYYHTECLQPGMFGEEKTNRERRLMRLAVYKAISSYCADMIEKGNEKSDVLEPSPWGILTGVRPTKIVHRLLDQGFSGEEALFHLRRDFGLSSSRARLVINTAGNQRPYLLAKDEARRRVSVYAGIPFCPTRCHYCSFPSYSLGKWGHLLSGYLEALYREIRSTGELLEKAGLTVQTFYLGGGTPTVLTPEQLDGVLSAFEQNLPREEKCEITVEGGRPDTIDKEKLVVLKSHKVERISINPQTMHEPTLLSIGRQHTTGAVEESVRLARKAGIPAINMDLIIGLPGENREVLAGTLKRVLAWKPENITLHALAIKRAALYRQERLELRLPGHDEGRAMMEEAREMLEGAGYQPYYLYRQKEILAHGENVGYTLEGYPCLYNIQMMEERQTVLGFGVGAGSKIVNVRNWSVDNFYNPKDLLVYMARLEDLIKRKVDRLEAFVNENA; encoded by the coding sequence ATGATTATTTCTGATGAAGCCGGGGATGCTGCTGTTTTGCACGATCTGCTGAGAGCGCATTTTCCGGGCATCGTTTTGGAACACGTCCCGGCGCTCAAGACAGGGTTGGAAGCCGAAAGCCGGCAGACGGCGGAAAAAGTGCTGGTTATCCGGAGGATTGCCGGCAGCAGTCCTGGATTCGGCGCTGTCCTGGTTGCGGAGGGGAAGAAATACTATCACACGGAGTGCTTGCAGCCCGGGATGTTTGGAGAAGAGAAAACGAACCGGGAACGCAGGCTTATGCGCCTTGCTGTGTATAAAGCTATTTCTTCTTACTGCGCGGACATGATAGAAAAAGGAAACGAAAAAAGCGACGTTTTGGAGCCAAGCCCGTGGGGCATCCTGACAGGTGTCCGGCCGACCAAAATTGTGCACAGGCTGCTTGATCAGGGGTTTAGCGGGGAAGAAGCGCTGTTTCACCTTAGGCGCGACTTTGGCCTGAGCAGTTCGCGGGCTCGCCTGGTAATAAACACAGCCGGCAACCAGAGGCCATACTTGCTGGCCAAAGATGAAGCCAGAAGAAGGGTCAGCGTCTATGCCGGGATCCCTTTTTGCCCTACCCGTTGCCATTATTGCTCTTTTCCTTCGTACTCGCTCGGGAAATGGGGCCATCTCCTTTCCGGTTACCTTGAGGCCTTGTACAGGGAAATACGGTCGACGGGCGAACTGCTGGAAAAAGCGGGACTTACGGTACAGACGTTCTACTTGGGGGGAGGAACTCCCACCGTGCTTACGCCCGAACAGCTTGACGGGGTGCTGTCAGCTTTTGAGCAGAACTTGCCCAGGGAAGAAAAGTGCGAAATTACGGTAGAAGGCGGACGGCCGGATACGATCGATAAGGAAAAACTTGTTGTCTTGAAAAGCCATAAAGTGGAAAGGATAAGCATTAATCCCCAGACCATGCACGAACCGACCCTGCTGTCCATCGGGAGACAGCACACTACCGGCGCGGTGGAAGAAAGCGTGCGGCTGGCCAGGAAAGCGGGGATACCAGCGATTAACATGGACCTGATTATCGGCTTGCCCGGCGAAAACAGGGAAGTGCTTGCCGGCACCCTGAAAAGGGTTCTTGCCTGGAAGCCGGAAAACATTACGCTCCATGCCCTGGCAATTAAAAGGGCGGCTCTTTACAGGCAGGAAAGGCTGGAACTGCGGCTTCCCGGCCACGACGAAGGCCGGGCCATGATGGAAGAGGCGCGCGAAATGCTGGAGGGGGCGGGTTATCAACCGTACTACCTTTACAGGCAAAAAGAGATACTGGCGCATGGTGAGAATGTGGGTTATACCCTGGAAGGGTATCCGTGCCTTTACAACATTCAAATGATGGAGGAAAGACAGACGGTCCTCGGTTTTGGCGTGGGGGCTGGCAGCAAAATTGTGAATGTAAGGAACTGGAGTGTCGATAATTTTTATAATCCAAAGGACTTGCTGGTTTACATGGCCCGGCTGGAAGATTTAATCAAAAGGAAGGTCGACAGGCTGGAAGCCTTTGTAAACGAAAATGCCTGA
- a CDS encoding MBL fold metallo-hydrolase, whose protein sequence is MKIIVMPVGPIEANCYLVYDEGSKEGLAIDPGAEGPKIMREIEKNGIKVKYIVNTHGHSDHIGANQYIKDATGAVLLIHEEDAPMLTDAAKNLSVFTGKGINKPAPDRLLKDGEILEVGGMSFTVLHTPGHTRGGICLFGGEACFTGDTLFQYSIGRTDFPGGSFEQLIKSIKTKILPLGDDVAVLPGHGPSSTVGRERTGNPFLIK, encoded by the coding sequence GTGAAAATTATTGTTATGCCGGTCGGGCCAATCGAAGCGAACTGTTATCTTGTTTATGACGAGGGGAGCAAGGAAGGTCTGGCTATTGACCCGGGCGCAGAGGGCCCGAAGATAATGAGAGAAATCGAAAAAAACGGAATTAAAGTAAAATACATTGTCAACACTCACGGGCACAGCGACCACATCGGGGCTAACCAGTACATAAAGGATGCGACGGGGGCAGTGCTTTTAATACACGAGGAGGATGCTCCCATGTTAACTGACGCCGCTAAAAATTTGTCGGTTTTTACCGGCAAAGGGATCAATAAGCCGGCGCCGGACAGGCTGCTCAAGGACGGGGAGATACTGGAGGTTGGCGGCATGAGTTTTACAGTCCTCCATACACCCGGGCACACAAGGGGTGGCATATGCCTTTTCGGCGGGGAGGCATGTTTTACCGGCGATACGCTGTTCCAGTACTCGATCGGCCGGACCGATTTTCCAGGAGGTTCTTTTGAGCAGTTGATAAAATCAATCAAAACGAAAATACTGCCTCTGGGGGACGATGTAGCCGTACTTCCCGGGCATGGGCCGAGTTCAACCGTAGGGCGGGAAAGAACGGGGAATCCTTTTTTAATAAAATGA
- the dtd gene encoding D-aminoacyl-tRNA deacylase: protein MRAVVQRVRKGSVLIEDKTISEIGRGLVVLLGVGRGDREDDAVYLAEKIVNLRIFEDETGKMNLSVADTGGEILAVSQFTLYGDCRQGRRPGFTGAAPPETANTLYRLFVNELEKRGVKVGTGVFQESMLVRIENDGPVTMLLDSRKLF from the coding sequence ATGCGGGCTGTCGTGCAAAGAGTTCGAAAAGGTTCAGTCCTGATAGAAGATAAAACGATCAGCGAAATCGGCCGGGGATTGGTGGTCTTGCTTGGCGTGGGCCGCGGCGACCGGGAAGACGATGCCGTGTACCTGGCCGAGAAAATAGTGAACCTGCGAATCTTTGAGGACGAGACCGGTAAAATGAACCTTTCGGTAGCAGATACAGGCGGCGAAATTCTAGCGGTATCCCAGTTTACGCTTTACGGCGACTGTCGGCAGGGCAGGAGGCCGGGGTTTACCGGAGCTGCTCCGCCGGAAACCGCGAACACCCTGTACAGGCTGTTTGTTAATGAACTTGAGAAAAGGGGCGTGAAAGTCGGTACGGGCGTTTTTCAGGAAAGCATGCTGGTAAGAATAGAAAATGACGGTCCTGTTACTATGCTTCTTGACAGCAGGAAATTATTCTAG
- a CDS encoding bifunctional (p)ppGpp synthetase/guanosine-3',5'-bis(diphosphate) 3'-pyrophosphohydrolase — protein sequence MSFEELVERLKKYIPESELNMVKNAHEFALKAHAGQVRNSGEPYITHPLAVAYLLARLELDLPTITAALLHDVVEDTKVPLSEIEKNFGAETAYLVDGVTKLSRIEFRTKEEQQVENLRKMFLAMAKDIRVILIKLADRLHNMRTLEHHPAWKQKEIAEETLEIFAPLAHRLGIFAFKWELEDLSFRYLMPHKYYDLSNRITMKRQEREVYIQEVIAKLKEKLAEVGIKADIQGRPKHFYSIYKKMEEKGRDLNELYDLIAVRVIVESVKDCYGTLGIIHTLWKPIPGRFKDYIAMPKPNMYQSLHTTVMGYKGEPFEIQIRTLEMHRTAEFGIAAHWKYKEGAKGGSKDFEKRLAWLRQILEWQTEVRDTKEFMETLKIDVFSDVVFVFTPKGDVIELPAGSIPIDFAYRIHSDVGHRCIGAKVNGRIVPLDYVLKNGDIVEILTSKQAGGPSRDWLKMVNTSQAKNRIRQWFKKEQKDENIQRGRELLEKEFKKQGLDPVELFKAERFIEIVKRFSMHQPEDLLAAIGEGAISPLQVITRLKDDLLKLKKPQEDTLFPEFITEAKRAPDYGRAQQGVRVRGADDVMIRFARCCNPLPGDSIVGYITRGRGVSVHRCDCPNITYHMQEEQGRIVDVAWDENSESTYQVEIEVLAADRSRLTTDIMNTIADMKVPINAVRARATRNSQATVNLKIEIRSLSQLNQIKEKVKRVKDVVDVFRVTPHK from the coding sequence TTGTCTTTCGAAGAACTGGTGGAAAGGTTAAAAAAGTATATCCCGGAGAGCGAATTGAATATGGTGAAAAATGCTCACGAGTTTGCCCTGAAAGCCCATGCAGGGCAGGTGAGGAATTCGGGGGAACCCTATATTACCCACCCTCTTGCGGTGGCCTATTTGCTGGCCCGCCTGGAACTTGACCTCCCCACCATTACCGCTGCTCTTCTCCATGATGTGGTCGAGGACACAAAGGTTCCTTTAAGCGAAATCGAAAAAAACTTTGGAGCAGAGACGGCCTACCTTGTGGACGGGGTTACCAAGTTAAGCCGGATAGAATTCCGCACCAAGGAGGAACAGCAGGTCGAAAACTTGCGCAAGATGTTCCTGGCTATGGCCAAGGATATTCGCGTCATCCTCATCAAGCTGGCCGACCGGCTTCACAATATGCGGACACTGGAACACCACCCGGCATGGAAACAAAAAGAGATTGCCGAGGAGACGCTAGAAATATTTGCTCCGCTTGCCCACCGCTTAGGCATATTCGCTTTCAAATGGGAGCTGGAAGACTTGTCTTTCCGCTACCTCATGCCGCATAAATACTATGACCTTTCAAACAGGATCACGATGAAAAGGCAGGAACGCGAGGTCTATATCCAGGAAGTCATCGCCAAACTGAAGGAAAAACTGGCGGAAGTAGGCATTAAGGCCGACATCCAGGGCAGACCCAAGCATTTTTATTCGATATATAAAAAGATGGAAGAAAAAGGCCGCGATTTAAATGAGCTTTACGACCTGATAGCTGTGAGAGTGATAGTAGAAAGCGTCAAGGACTGCTACGGCACCCTGGGAATAATCCATACCCTTTGGAAACCGATCCCCGGCAGGTTTAAGGATTACATCGCCATGCCCAAGCCTAATATGTACCAGTCTCTTCACACGACGGTCATGGGATACAAGGGGGAACCCTTTGAAATACAGATACGCACCCTGGAAATGCACAGGACGGCGGAGTTCGGAATTGCCGCCCACTGGAAATACAAAGAAGGCGCGAAAGGCGGCAGCAAGGATTTTGAAAAAAGGCTGGCCTGGCTCAGGCAAATACTGGAGTGGCAGACCGAGGTCCGGGACACGAAAGAATTCATGGAAACCTTAAAGATAGATGTTTTTTCCGATGTGGTGTTCGTCTTTACGCCCAAGGGCGACGTGATTGAACTGCCGGCAGGGTCCATACCGATTGATTTTGCCTACAGGATTCATTCGGATGTTGGTCATCGCTGCATAGGCGCAAAAGTGAACGGCAGGATCGTGCCGCTTGATTATGTTTTGAAAAACGGCGACATTGTGGAAATACTGACTTCCAAGCAGGCCGGCGGTCCCAGCAGGGACTGGCTGAAGATGGTCAATACTTCGCAGGCTAAAAACAGGATCAGGCAGTGGTTTAAAAAGGAACAAAAAGACGAGAATATCCAGCGCGGCCGGGAACTGCTGGAAAAAGAGTTTAAGAAACAGGGCCTTGACCCGGTTGAGCTTTTTAAAGCGGAGAGGTTTATAGAAATAGTGAAGCGCTTCAGCATGCACCAGCCCGAAGATTTGCTGGCGGCCATTGGAGAAGGCGCGATCAGCCCCCTGCAGGTTATTACCCGGTTAAAAGACGACCTGCTTAAACTTAAAAAACCGCAGGAAGATACTCTTTTTCCCGAATTTATCACGGAAGCAAAAAGAGCGCCTGATTACGGCAGAGCGCAGCAGGGAGTACGCGTGCGCGGCGCGGACGATGTGATGATCCGCTTTGCCCGCTGCTGCAACCCTCTCCCCGGGGACTCAATAGTCGGATATATTACGCGGGGACGGGGAGTCTCCGTTCACCGCTGCGATTGCCCGAATATCACCTATCATATGCAGGAAGAACAGGGCCGCATTGTAGACGTGGCCTGGGACGAGAACAGCGAAAGCACGTACCAGGTGGAAATCGAGGTCCTGGCTGCGGATCGTTCCCGGCTGACCACGGATATCATGAACACAATCGCCGATATGAAGGTGCCGATCAATGCCGTGCGGGCGCGCGCAACTCGCAACAGCCAGGCTACGGTCAACCTGAAGATTGAGATCCGCAGCCTCAGCCAGCTCAACCAGATAAAAGAAAAAGTTAAAAGAGTAAAAGACGTGGTCGACGTATTCCGGGTTACCCCGCACAAGTAA